One window of the Oceanicaulis sp. genome contains the following:
- a CDS encoding NADH:flavin oxidoreductase/NADH oxidase family protein: MTELATAFTLPCGISIPNRLAKAAMTEGLAEPGGIAGARIARAYTAWAQGGAGMILTGNIMVDRRYRERPANVVVDGAQSEAAFQGLQRYAEACKAGGGVAIAQISHAGRQSPAIIAPEPVGPSAVAVKLPGGVFAAPRALTEPEIEDVIARFAHTAKTLCEAGFDGVQVHAAHGYLISEFLNPNVNQREDRWGGRLENRARLLIETVRAVRAAIGPAKALSVKLNSSDFQKGGFSFEDCLAVVALLDAEGIDLLEISGGNYEQPRMMGLEGMEPVFEGDVRETTRAREAYFMAYAEKVIETAKTPIMVTGGFRSKPAMEEAVEAGVAVIGVGRPLCVDPDAPRQILEGRVAALRAWEEQLTLGSGFFGPASTNDIIKAANGFAALAFFYRNILRLGDGKPVKRKMNLLGALIAHQLQERRDARTH, from the coding sequence ATGACTGAACTGGCCACAGCGTTCACCCTGCCGTGCGGGATTTCAATCCCCAATCGCCTCGCCAAGGCGGCGATGACCGAGGGTCTGGCCGAACCCGGCGGGATCGCGGGCGCGCGGATCGCACGCGCCTACACCGCCTGGGCGCAGGGCGGGGCGGGCATGATCCTCACCGGCAACATCATGGTCGACCGGCGCTATCGCGAGCGTCCTGCGAACGTGGTCGTCGACGGCGCGCAGAGCGAAGCGGCGTTTCAGGGGCTGCAGCGCTATGCCGAGGCCTGCAAGGCCGGCGGCGGGGTGGCGATCGCGCAGATCTCCCACGCCGGCCGGCAGAGCCCGGCCATCATCGCGCCCGAACCTGTGGGCCCCAGCGCGGTCGCCGTGAAGCTGCCCGGCGGGGTGTTCGCCGCGCCGCGCGCCCTGACAGAGCCCGAGATCGAGGACGTGATCGCCCGCTTCGCCCATACCGCGAAGACGCTGTGCGAGGCCGGGTTCGACGGGGTGCAGGTGCACGCCGCGCACGGCTATCTGATCAGCGAATTCCTCAACCCCAACGTCAATCAGCGCGAGGACCGCTGGGGCGGGCGCCTGGAAAATCGGGCGCGGCTGCTGATCGAGACGGTGCGGGCGGTGCGCGCCGCGATCGGGCCCGCCAAGGCGCTGAGCGTGAAGCTCAATTCCTCGGACTTCCAGAAGGGCGGGTTCAGCTTCGAGGACTGCCTCGCGGTGGTGGCGCTGCTGGACGCGGAAGGGATCGACCTTCTGGAGATTTCCGGCGGCAATTACGAACAGCCGCGCATGATGGGCCTCGAGGGCATGGAGCCTGTGTTCGAGGGCGATGTGCGTGAGACGACCCGCGCCCGGGAAGCCTATTTCATGGCTTACGCCGAAAAGGTGATCGAGACCGCGAAGACGCCCATCATGGTCACCGGCGGCTTCCGCTCCAAGCCGGCGATGGAAGAAGCGGTCGAGGCCGGGGTGGCGGTGATCGGGGTCGGCCGGCCGCTTTGCGTCGATCCTGACGCGCCGCGCCAGATCCTCGAAGGCCGGGTCGCCGCCTTGCGCGCCTGGGAAGAGCAACTGACGCTGGGATCGGGCTTTTTCGGGCCGGCCTCGACCAACGACATCATAAAGGCCGCCAACGGCTTCGCGGCTCTGGCCTTCTTCTATCGCAACATTCTCCGGCTCGGCGACGGCAAGCCGGTCAAGCGCAAGATGAATTTGCTCGGCGCGCTGATCGCTCACCAGCTGCAGGAACGCCGGGACGCCAGAACCCATTAG
- a CDS encoding alpha/beta hydrolase, which produces MIETIPHASGLGIRRFLARRLAKQAGRLTLNPSQPRQVARARMNASGDRLPSPSGVKITSIELAGRPGLHFVPQDPRPGALLFLHGGGYSLGSPQSHKPLIARLAQTFNIEAFAPDYRLAPEHVCPAAVEDAEDALGEITARASGPVLIAGDSAGGGLSLAALIRHREAGRPMPKAAYLISPWTDLSLTGESTASRAHRDPMLAPTALEAAAALYLDGCDARDPEPSPLFADLRGLPPIFIQVGEDEILLDDSTRLAARLGEAGVAVKCEVWRGMFHDFQLFSPLLPEAGSALEHARAWIEPHL; this is translated from the coding sequence ATGATCGAAACGATACCGCATGCGAGCGGTCTCGGCATTCGCCGCTTTCTCGCCCGCCGCCTTGCGAAACAGGCCGGCCGGCTCACCTTGAACCCGTCCCAGCCGCGCCAGGTGGCGCGGGCGCGGATGAACGCGTCCGGCGACCGCCTGCCCAGCCCGTCGGGCGTGAAGATCACGTCCATCGAGCTCGCCGGCCGGCCGGGCCTGCATTTCGTCCCGCAGGATCCGCGCCCCGGCGCCCTTCTGTTCCTGCACGGCGGCGGATATTCGCTGGGCTCGCCGCAAAGCCACAAGCCGCTGATCGCAAGGCTGGCGCAGACATTCAATATCGAAGCCTTCGCGCCGGACTACCGGCTCGCGCCCGAACATGTCTGCCCCGCCGCGGTGGAGGACGCCGAGGACGCGCTGGGCGAGATCACTGCGCGCGCCAGCGGTCCGGTGCTGATCGCCGGCGACAGCGCGGGCGGGGGGTTGAGCCTGGCGGCGCTGATCCGCCATCGCGAGGCGGGCCGGCCCATGCCGAAAGCCGCCTATCTCATCTCGCCCTGGACCGACCTCAGCCTCACCGGGGAAAGCACGGCCAGCCGCGCCCATCGCGATCCGATGCTGGCGCCGACCGCGCTGGAAGCCGCCGCCGCGCTTTATCTCGACGGCTGCGACGCCCGCGATCCCGAGCCGAGCCCGCTCTTCGCCGACCTTCGCGGCCTGCCGCCGATCTTCATCCAGGTCGGCGAGGACGAGATCCTGCTCGACGATTCCACCCGGCTCGCCGCGCGTCTGGGCGAGGCCGGCGTGGCGGTGAAGTGCGAGGTCTGGCGCGGCATGTTCCACGATTTCCAGCTCTTCTCCCCGCTTCTGCCTGAAGCCGGCAGCGCGCTCGAACACGCCAGGGCCTGGATCGAACCTCATCTTTGA
- a CDS encoding NAD(P)/FAD-dependent oxidoreductase: protein MTAERLDVLIIGAGFAGIAACHALLEEGLRDFAIVDRAGGPGGVWRANTYPGAACDVPSHLYSFSFFLNPDWSRKYSPQPEIAAYLARAVTELGLGPHMRYGRTVTRLEFDEGAGRWCVTFTDGAVIEARTVISAVGQLAEPVIPELEGAERFRGPKVHTAHWDRSVDYAGKRVAVIGSAASAVQVVPKLAETAAELTVFQRTPNWVIDKPDRAFTGFEKALFRRAPWLHRLYRLGSYLVHEARYPSFLANNPAGAYTRWSLKRRLKREVADPALRDQLTPDYAPGCKRILLSDEWFSTLQREHVRLVPERAAALTEDAVITGSGEAITADAIVFATGFSATEFLASLDVVNGEGLSLREHWAGAPKAYRGVAVSGFPNLFMLYGPNTNLGHNSIVFMLERQAEYAARQAARIVFEDLRTLDVTPEAEAEYDARLQKRLAGTVWAGACPSWYKTEDGRIVNNWPGLAARFAMTLGSDDAWAWTAQR, encoded by the coding sequence GTGACTGCGGAGCGCCTCGACGTCCTCATCATCGGCGCGGGCTTTGCGGGGATCGCGGCCTGCCACGCCCTGCTCGAAGAGGGTTTACGCGATTTCGCGATCGTCGACCGGGCCGGCGGCCCCGGCGGGGTGTGGCGGGCGAACACCTATCCCGGCGCGGCCTGCGACGTGCCGAGCCATCTTTATTCCTTCAGCTTCTTCCTCAATCCCGACTGGAGCCGGAAATACTCCCCCCAGCCGGAGATCGCGGCCTATCTCGCGCGCGCCGTCACGGAACTCGGGCTCGGCCCGCACATGCGCTACGGCCGGACGGTGACGCGGCTTGAATTCGACGAAGGCGCGGGCCGCTGGTGCGTGACGTTCACGGACGGCGCGGTGATCGAGGCGCGCACGGTGATCAGCGCGGTGGGCCAGCTCGCCGAGCCGGTCATCCCCGAGCTCGAGGGTGCTGAGCGGTTCAGGGGACCCAAGGTGCACACCGCGCACTGGGATCGGTCGGTGGACTATGCGGGCAAGCGCGTCGCGGTGATCGGGTCGGCGGCCAGCGCGGTGCAGGTCGTCCCGAAGCTCGCCGAAACGGCCGCCGAACTCACCGTGTTTCAGCGCACGCCGAACTGGGTGATCGACAAGCCCGACCGCGCCTTCACCGGGTTCGAGAAAGCGTTGTTTCGCCGCGCGCCCTGGCTTCACCGGCTCTACCGGCTGGGCAGCTATCTCGTTCACGAAGCGCGCTACCCGTCCTTCCTGGCGAACAACCCGGCGGGCGCGTACACCCGCTGGAGTCTCAAACGGCGGCTGAAGCGCGAGGTCGCAGATCCGGCCCTGCGCGACCAGCTCACTCCGGACTACGCGCCGGGCTGCAAGCGCATCCTTCTGTCGGACGAGTGGTTCTCGACGCTCCAACGCGAGCATGTCCGGCTCGTGCCCGAGCGCGCCGCAGCCCTCACCGAGGATGCTGTGATCACCGGCTCGGGCGAGGCGATCACGGCGGACGCGATCGTGTTCGCCACCGGCTTCAGCGCGACCGAGTTCCTCGCCAGCCTCGACGTGGTGAACGGCGAAGGCCTGTCGCTGCGCGAGCACTGGGCGGGCGCGCCGAAAGCCTATCGCGGGGTGGCGGTCTCGGGCTTTCCGAACCTCTTCATGCTCTACGGGCCGAACACCAATCTGGGGCACAACTCGATCGTGTTCATGCTCGAACGCCAGGCCGAGTACGCCGCCCGGCAGGCCGCCCGGATCGTCTTCGAGGATCTGCGCACGCTCGACGTCACGCCCGAGGCCGAAGCCGAATACGACGCGAGGCTTCAGAAGCGGCTCGCCGGCACGGTGTGGGCGGGCGCCTGCCCCAGCTGGTACAAGACCGAAGACGGCCGGATCGTGAACAACTGGCCGGGCCTTGCGGCGCGCTTTGCGATGACGCTGGGCTCTGACGACGCCTGGGCGTGGACGGCTCAAAGATGA